TCCCACCGCAACTCTAGAAACTTCCCTTGGTACGATTACTCTTGAGCTATTCACCGATGTTATGCCTATAACGGCGGGAAATTTCATCAAATTGGCTAAAAGTGGATTTTATGATGGTCTGCATTTCCACCGTGTAATTAAAAACTTCATGGTGCAGTTTGGTTGTCCTCACAGTAAAGATCCTAGCTCTCCTCGTGCGGGTACAGGTAATAGTCCTGATGGTTGCATTCAAGATGAGCATCCTGAAGATGGGAAACTTTCTAACGAACCAGGCACTCTATCTATGGCTAATACGGGGTCCCCTAATAGTGGCAGTTGCCAGTTTTTCATCAACACTGTCCACAATCACTATCTGGATTGGTTTACACCTGGTCAATCTAAGCATCCTGTTTTCGGTCGAGTTACTGAAGGGATGGATGTATTAAAAGCCATTGAAACTACTCCCACAGGATCAGGCGATCGCCCCAAAACTCCAGTTAAAATGATCAAAGTGACTATCCACGAATAAAATCAAGGATTTAGTGCGGAGGTTTCTCCGCACACCGTTATCTTCAGGCACAATCCCATGTTTTTCATGAAAGAACTCCACAGAACAACTAATTCGGATGAAACAAACTAACCTTGAGTTTCTTCTTCAGTAAAGATAGGAGGCCATAATTCAGAAACAGCTAATTCCCAACCTGGAAAAAGTTCTGGTAAAGTTAAAATATCGCCATTATTTAAAATAGTTGGTTTACTTTGATGACGATAAACAGTTACAGTTTCTTCATCAGGATCAATTAAAATTCCAATAATCGCACCTAATTTGATAAAGTTGAGAATTTTAGTAACTAAAGGTTTAATTCTATCACTTTGAGATTTAATTTCTACTACTAAATCTGGTACAAGTTCGCCAAAATACCGGGGACTTTGACGCAGACGTGCAGCCCGCACAAAAGAAACATCTGGTGCGGTGAGGTTGCTATCAGGTAAAATAAAACCCCCAGCAGAATCAAATACTCTTCCTAAACGACGAGGATTTACCCAAGCAAAGAGGAAAGCAATTAAACGACTACTAATTTCACTAGATACAATATCTGATGGACCCACTATAGAAATTTTCCCGTTTGTTAATTCAACATCATAATCTAAACCAGCTTCACTGAAAGCGGTTTGAACTTGTTCTACATCTTTAAGGGTCATGATTGGCATAAAATAATCCTGCTAATATATAAGAGGGTGTTTGAAAAGTCTAATTTATACCCACCTGGCGACTAGAAGTCACAGCTACACAGACAAAACCCACCTTCGTGGGTTAAATAACCTTAATTTTTCGTTAGTCCACGCACCATCTGGACTTTGCTTGTGTAGTAGCGTACCCTTCGGGAAGCAAGCTACGCGAAGCGTGCCGGAGGCATCTTTATATTCGCCCAAAACTTTTCAAACATCCTCTAAAGTTGGGGTAATTAAAACAAACACAATTTGATTTTAGATTTCCTTAAATCGTATCTGGATCAATATTTAACTCTCTCAATTTTGCGGCTAACCTTTGGGATTTTTCATCTGATATTTTCGCCTTTTCTGCTTCCATTGCTGCTCTTGTTGCTTCCATCTCTGCTCTTGTTGCTTCCATCTCTGCTCTTGTCGTTTCCATCTCTGCGCTTTCTTCCGGTGTAGGAACTAAAACTCCTGATGACGTAAAATATCTTAATAAACCCTCATGAATCCCTAAATATAACCCCAATTCTTCACTCCATAAATGTCCTTTTTCATTAGGTTGTAAGGGTTGATATTTGCCACTGATTAAATTAAATCCTGCAAATTCTAATGTATAAGGATCAAACCAAAAATAATCAGGTGTACGGAAAGTATCTTGATAAAGTAGTTTTTTAGTTTCTCTATCAGTTTTAGCTGTAGTTGGTGAAAGAATTTCGATAATGACATGAGGATATTTGCCATTTTCTTCCCACACTACCCAACTTTTTCTAGTTTTCCGTTCTGTTCCTAAAACTACGAAAAAATCTGGACCTCTAACATCTTCTGATTTTTTTTGATGAGGACTATAGTAAATACTTAGGTTTCCGACAGCATAAAAATCAGTTCTTTCCTTCCATAGCCATTCTAAACATTTAAAGAGGAGAATAATTTGTCGTAAATGTAGTTCTGTTTCCACAGGAGGTTCATCACTATATAGGTCACTGGGGGGGAAAATGATATCTTCTGATATATCTTCTGATGTGTTAGTTTGTAATTCCAGTGCTTGAGTAATCATCATGTATGATACCAAGTAATTATTGATTTATTGTAGCATTAATTGTCAATTACTTTCACTGAATTATCGCAAATCTCTTAAACATTTGCCATAGCTTTTTGCCGTCATCCACACGATCTAAAAATTGCTCGACCAAAAGGAACTTACCTTAAGGGACTTCAAATTAAAAAAATACCCAAAAATTTTTTGTGGTGCGGGACGAAAAGCCCGCTAACCATCAAGGACGGGCAGGATGCCCATCCCACAAAATTGGGTAATTTATTTTTTGGTGTTCCCTAAGAACAAGCCCCATATCTCATCAACCGCCTTGTCACCCGTTAAGCAGAAAATTAACACACATTGAAATGGCTAATTCTAGGTCATTAAATGGTAGCATAGATGATTACTTATGGTAACTATTTATAGTAAATATTGGACTGATTTGGCACAAGGTTGTTAGATGTTGTTGAGACGTTTTTTAACTTCCCTTTGATATTTCTTGTTAGTATGCATACCAACCCCTTTAAACAATTACAAGTCAATCTTTCTGTAACCGCTGCTACTATAGCCTTGTTGGTTACTGCGCCATCAATGGCTCATGGTCAAGTTAATAGTACCACCACTAAGCCGACCTCATCAAATTCTAAGACATCAGTAGTTAATATATCCATTACTGAGGCTGAAGTGCTGGCTGCTCAAAAAGCCTGGGGTGAAGCACTGGTTTCTATCAGTACCACCTATGATGAAAAGGGGATAGCCGCTGCTAGAACATTGGCTGACAATATAATAAATAAAGCATATGCTTATCAATCGGGATTGGTGTTGTTCAAGCCAACCTTGACAACTGGAGACCAGACCTTCCGCACGACACACAAAGGAGCTTTGTCTTATTTTGTGGGTGGTGATTCTTCCTTCCCTAAAGATACTGGTTTTGCTCTCAAAGGATGGCGAAAGGTGGAAATTCGCAACGCTGGTATTTTTATTGTTGGTAATACTGCTACCACTATGGGTAATGTTTCCATAACTGATAAAACAGGTAAAGTCACAACAGTAGATAAAACCTGGCAGTTTATTAGAGGTAGTGATGGAAAATTGCGTATTATTGTACACCATTCTTCTCTGCCCTATAGTCCAAAATAAATATGAAATAGACCCCTGACTTCTCTAAGAAGTCGGGGATATGAAATAACTCTATTGATGAGCGATCTGCTGGGAGCAGTGCCTTTAGAAATGAGGAAATCTAATCAACATTTATGATTATTGTTATGCGATCGCAGTTACTTCAAAATGCTAATTGGATTGGAATTTCGATTATTAGCCAGATTGAATTCTTAGTGTTTTCTGGGCTAACGGAAAGCGATATTCAACTGTTTCAACAATTTATTGAGCAGGTGGAAATTGTTGGTTTGACAGCGAGTGATGCCGTATTAGTTGAGAAGATTATTACCAAGTAATTATTGGTTTATTGTAGCATTAATTGTCAGAAATGGCTAACGCCACGCCGCGCTATCAGGATGTCCAGGATTTAAGGATTTACAGGATGTGATTGATTATTTTTTCAAATTATGTTGGGTTGTGTTGTTGCGTAACCCAACCTACAAACTAAAACTATTTGAATGCTTCGATTTGATCGGAATAAACATTAATTAGTTTGTGATTAATAACTAACATTTCAATCTCCGGCCAAACTCTAGCTAGAAATGAATGAAATTCACGTTTTCGCATATTCCCAAAACGCAGATGTACTATTTTAGGTGGGGATAAATCAACCATTAACCGATCCGAAAAATCAGCATCTTTGGTAACAATTACCAATTCTTTTTCCTTTGCATATTCCCAAATTTGGGTATCACTCGGACTATTCCCTAAAATGGAAACATGAATGATGGGCAAAGATGGAATAAATTGGATTTTAATAGGGAGATTTTCATCAAATAAAAATCCATTCATGCAATTTTTCTCACTTCGTAATGATTCCCCATCAATTTTGCTGCGAATTGGATGCAAGCATAAATATCTTCCCTTTCTAAAGATGGGTATTCTTCTAATATTTCCTCGATAGAATCACCTGCACCTAAAAATTCCATAATTGTTTGTACTGTAATTCGAGTGTTAGCAATAATAGGTCTTCCATTACAAATATCTGGATTAATATTGATTCTAGTTGCCATTTTGTTTACTCCTTTTGATGGTTTATTAATTGTAGCATTTGTCAGAATCAGGATGTCCAGGATTTTAGGATTTACAGGATGTAATGGATTATTTTTTCAAATTATATTGGGTTTTGCTGTTGCTTAACCCAAGTTTATATCTTAAAGGTATGTTAGAGGAAGTGGTAGACCATACCTACAGGTTTATAAATTTGCTAGTATTAAATCTTGACGCTGAGTGAAATTATACTCTAAAATTATACTGAATCAAATCAAATTGGAGTTTATATATCCATGATCAACCAGCAAAATACAAGTAATAAAGTTATTCAAGAACTACAAAACCAAATTGGCGACAAAATCATCGCTTCTTTTGATATGGTTGCACAAGATAGAAGTAATTATTTTGCTAAAAATCCTTATCAACATCAAAGACCTTCCACAGAGTCAGCTAATTCAATTGTGAATGGCTATGCAAAATGTAATGGAGGGATATCAGCAGCAGCTAATTTAGTACCAGCAGGTCCATTGGGAATATTAGCAGTTGCTCCAGAAATTATCACAGTAATGCGAAACCAAATTGCGATGATTTATGATGTGGGTGTAGCTTATGACAAGCAGCAATATTTAAACAAAGAACTATTAGCAAGTGTCTTAATTTCTTCATTGGGTACAGCAGCAAATAGAGTTATTGTTATCAAAGCTAGTGAAATTATCGCTAGAAAATTAACCCCGTCCATGTTTAAACGTATAGTTCATCAATTAACAGCAACCGTAGTCAACAGCGCAGCGAAATCAAGCGTTAGCAAATGGTTGCCTGGAGTTGGTCCTACTGCTATGGGTTTATGGTCAGCCTATTCAACTAAACAAGTAGGTAATAAGGCTATTCAAATATTTGAAAAAGAAATTGAGATATTAGATGAGACTCAATCATTAAGTGAAAGTAGCATTGAATATACTGATAATCTTTTTCCTACAGCTGACAACTTTACATACCGTTACATACCTTTAAATTTTCCTGTTTACCTACTTAATACAAACCTTAAACATTAATGATAGCGATCGCACTTTCCCAAATATCCAATGATAAGATCAAGAAAACTAAAGATAATTTACCAATGACAACTACACTAGTTAAACCATCCCAATTACTACCTGAAGGAATCTGCATCAAGCATATCAACAACCTCATGCTATTCAAATTTACCGATAAGCTAGGTGAACGGATGCAAGAACTGCTTGATAAAAACAAATTAGATACCCTCACCCCAGAGGAAGCAATAGAACTAGAGGCAATAGGTGAACTTGACGACATCTTCAGTTATATTAACGCTGCTGTTGCCGCTCAAGACCATGCCCATTCCTAAAACTCTTTATCAGCAAGTCAGACAACGCGCTCAATGTCGCTGCGAATACTGTCACTACCCTGAACTTCTCAGCACAGCACCTCTTTCTATTGACCATTTGCAACCTCAATCTCTGGGAGGTACGGATAATTTCGATAATCTTGCTCTGGCCTGTCGTCGTTGCAACGAAAGACGCTACAACTTCACTACGGGTATTGATCCTGATACGGGAAAAGAAACTCCCTTGTTTAATCCCCGTCAGCAAATCTGGTCTGAACACTTTATCTGGAAATATGACGGCTTATGTATTATTGGTACTACTCCTACGGGGTGTGCAACCTGTGAACGTCTTGATCTAAATGATGAACGTCGTGGAGAAAAATTCATTCAGAAATCTCGACAAAGATGGGTTGAAAGTGGTCTACATCCTCCTGAAGATGATCCACAAGAATGATGGAAAAAATAGTTATTAGGGTACATTGGACAAATAATCTAATTAGAAAAAGATCAATTAAAAATCTAACAGACCCTAGTATTTAGTCTAATAAAATTCCCAATAAAAAAGTTTTCTATTGAACATTCTTGATTTAAGCCAAATTTAAGCCAAATCTCAAAATCAGATATAATCAGACTTTTACTACTTGCAGTTATCCACAAACAATGTTATTATCAAACATAATAAATTTCATTTAGTCTAAAAATTAAACTCTCTTAATTCCCCAACAAAAAAACCTCAACTTAACGCACCTTTCCACCAACATAATCAAGTTCGGAGTAATCCCAAGAGTGCATTTGACGGAAAGGAAGACCCATCTTTTGGAAGACATACTTCTCTTTCACACCAGAAGCAACTAAGTCTGGCTTCAATGCTTTGATGAACTCTTCAAATTCGTAAGCGGTAACGTCGTCATAAACGATTGTTCCGTTTTCGATGTAGTGAGTAGTACGTTTATAGTCGTCATTATGAGCGAACTCATAACCTGTACCAATCATCTTCATTCCTAAATCTTGGAAAGCGGGAACAACGTGACGAGGACGTAGACCACCAACCATCATTGCAACTGTCTTACCTTCCAAACGGGGGCGATATTGACCAACAATCGCATCCATTGTGGGTTGGTATTTAGCAATTACTTTTTCAGCATTTGCTTGAATCTTCGCGTCAAACTTAGAAGCGATTTCACGTAAAGATGCTGCAATCTTGGTAGGTCCAAAGAAATTATATTCTAACCAGGGTATACCATAAGCCTCTTCCATATGTCTGCTGATGTAGTTCATCGAGCGGTAACAGTGGATGAGGTTCATCTTCACGTTGGGGGTCATCAACATTTCGTTGATTGTACCGTCACCAGACCATTGAGCAACAACACGCAAACCGATTTCTTCTAATAAGATGCGGCTGGCCCAAGCGTCACCACCGATGTTGTAGTCACCAATGATGGCTACGTCATAAGGAGTGCCTTCAAACTTGAGAGTACCGTCTTTCTTAGCTTTGTCTGCTCTGGGGAATACCCAGTCACGAATCATGTCGTTAGCGATGTGGTGTCCTAAAGACTGAGACACACCACGGAAACCTTCGCAACGGACAGGAATAACTGGCTTACCGATGGTTTTGGATGTATTTCTAGCTACTGCTTCGATGTCATCCCCAATTAGACCGATAGGACATTCAGATTGAATAGAAACCCCACGGTTTAAAGGGAATAATACGTCTAATTCTTCAATTAATTTAGTGAGTTTCTTGTCACCACCAAACACGATGTCGCGTTCTTGGAAGTCGGAGGTGAAGTTCATAGTACCAAAGGTATCAATACCTGTTGTACCTAAGTAGTAGTTACGACGACCAGACCAAGACCAGTAACCGCAACCTACAGGACCATGACTGATGTGGATCATGTCCTTGATAGGACCCCAAACCACACCTTTAGAACCTGCGTAAGCACAACCACGAGCGGTCATTACACCAGGTAAAGATTTGATGTTAGATTTAACACCACAATCAGCCTTACCTTCTTCATATACATTTAAATGCTTCTCACGCTTCTTAGCAGCTTTTTCGGGGTAAGCTTTGAGAACTTCTTTAACTAGTTCTTTTCTTTGTTCAACAATCTTCTTGTCGTCGGTCGAAGCCATTGTTAATCTCTCTTGCTCCTAAGGGAACGCAATTAGGGATGAGGTTGAGGTGTTTGGGGATATTAAGTCCCCTATTGTGATAGAGGAAATGTTGGTCAAAGGTGAGAGCTTTTGATGTGATGCTCTCTGCCTTTTTCCTGGTGCTAAAAATTCTTTCTTCGTAGCGAATTATGCTTATTTAGCAAGCAATTTTGCAGCATTTTCTTCGCTTTCAAGAATACCGAATTCGATTAACAATTCTTCCAACTCTTCCATTTCGATAGGTGTGGGGATGGTGAGGTGTTTGTTGTTAATGATCTTCTTAGCTAATTCGCGGTATTCGTTAGCTTGTTTGCTATCAGGTGCATACTCGTTCACTGTCATACGACGTAGTTCAGCGTGTTGAACTATGTTGTCGCGGGGAACGTAGTGAATCATTTGAGTGTTCAAACGTTTTGCCAAGGTTTCGATTAATTCGATTTCTCGGTCAGTGTTACGGCTGTTACAGATCAAACCACCTAAACGTACTCCACCGGAGTGAGCATACTTAAGTACACCACGAGCGATGTTGTTTGCAGCGTACATCGCCATCATTTCACCTGATGTAACGATGTAGATTTCTTGTGCTTTACCTTCACGGGTAAGACTATTGATATAATCTAAATTCACGTAAAGTGTTTATTTTCTACAATGTTTACTGCGATCATTGTCAGAAATGGACAGTTTTTTTATTAGGGTGAATCTAGGGTATGAACAGATCACAGGAAGCATTTGCCGATTTTCAACCAACAGCTATCACGGATGGGGGATATTTAGGTAGAATGCAAGCAGTAAATGACCAAGAAGTTCACATCACAACTAAGTTACAGACGGAATTAAAAGCGGTAAATACTAGACTAAAAGCAGCTAAGGTTTGTGTTTATATCCGAAAATCTGGTAATTGTTTACAGTTGAGAAGTACCCTACCTATTAAACCAGGGGATATTGATAAAAACGGTAGCGGTACAAAACAATATGATATTTCTTTGAATATTCCCTTTAATTTTGATGGCTTGAATACCGCAGAAGAAGAGGCTTATGAACTAGGAAAACTGATTGCTAGAAAACAATTTCAATGGACAGATAAATATTTAGGAAAAACAAGAATTAAAGCTAATTTACAAAATATTAGTGACTTAATTATAAATTTTGAAGAAACTTATTTTCAAACTAGAAAACGGACTTTGAAAAGTGAAAATACTTTTAATAGTTATCAATATATTGCCCAAAAGCATTT
The window above is part of the Dolichospermum sp. DET69 genome. Proteins encoded here:
- a CDS encoding peptidylprolyl isomerase, whose amino-acid sequence is MANPTATLETSLGTITLELFTDVMPITAGNFIKLAKSGFYDGLHFHRVIKNFMVQFGCPHSKDPSSPRAGTGNSPDGCIQDEHPEDGKLSNEPGTLSMANTGSPNSGSCQFFINTVHNHYLDWFTPGQSKHPVFGRVTEGMDVLKAIETTPTGSGDRPKTPVKMIKVTIHE
- a CDS encoding Uma2 family endonuclease, which translates into the protein MPIMTLKDVEQVQTAFSEAGLDYDVELTNGKISIVGPSDIVSSEISSRLIAFLFAWVNPRRLGRVFDSAGGFILPDSNLTAPDVSFVRAARLRQSPRYFGELVPDLVVEIKSQSDRIKPLVTKILNFIKLGAIIGILIDPDEETVTVYRHQSKPTILNNGDILTLPELFPGWELAVSELWPPIFTEEETQG
- a CDS encoding Uma2 family endonuclease, translating into MMITQALELQTNTSEDISEDIIFPPSDLYSDEPPVETELHLRQIILLFKCLEWLWKERTDFYAVGNLSIYYSPHQKKSEDVRGPDFFVVLGTERKTRKSWVVWEENGKYPHVIIEILSPTTAKTDRETKKLLYQDTFRTPDYFWFDPYTLEFAGFNLISGKYQPLQPNEKGHLWSEELGLYLGIHEGLLRYFTSSGVLVPTPEESAEMETTRAEMEATRAEMEATRAAMEAEKAKISDEKSQRLAAKLRELNIDPDTI
- a CDS encoding DUF5615 family PIN-like protein, which encodes MNGFLFDENLPIKIQFIPSLPIIHVSILGNSPSDTQIWEYAKEKELVIVTKDADFSDRLMVDLSPPKIVHLRFGNMRKREFHSFLARVWPEIEMLVINHKLINVYSDQIEAFK
- a CDS encoding DUF433 domain-containing protein, whose product is MATRININPDICNGRPIIANTRITVQTIMEFLGAGDSIEEILEEYPSLEREDIYACIQFAAKLMGNHYEVRKIA
- a CDS encoding HNH endonuclease — its product is MPIPKTLYQQVRQRAQCRCEYCHYPELLSTAPLSIDHLQPQSLGGTDNFDNLALACRRCNERRYNFTTGIDPDTGKETPLFNPRQQIWSEHFIWKYDGLCIIGTTPTGCATCERLDLNDERRGEKFIQKSRQRWVESGLHPPEDDPQE
- the nifD gene encoding nitrogenase molybdenum-iron protein alpha chain, which produces MASTDDKKIVEQRKELVKEVLKAYPEKAAKKREKHLNVYEEGKADCGVKSNIKSLPGVMTARGCAYAGSKGVVWGPIKDMIHISHGPVGCGYWSWSGRRNYYLGTTGIDTFGTMNFTSDFQERDIVFGGDKKLTKLIEELDVLFPLNRGVSIQSECPIGLIGDDIEAVARNTSKTIGKPVIPVRCEGFRGVSQSLGHHIANDMIRDWVFPRADKAKKDGTLKFEGTPYDVAIIGDYNIGGDAWASRILLEEIGLRVVAQWSGDGTINEMLMTPNVKMNLIHCYRSMNYISRHMEEAYGIPWLEYNFFGPTKIAASLREIASKFDAKIQANAEKVIAKYQPTMDAIVGQYRPRLEGKTVAMMVGGLRPRHVVPAFQDLGMKMIGTGYEFAHNDDYKRTTHYIENGTIVYDDVTAYEFEEFIKALKPDLVASGVKEKYVFQKMGLPFRQMHSWDYSELDYVGGKVR